In Capsicum annuum cultivar UCD-10X-F1 chromosome 8, UCD10Xv1.1, whole genome shotgun sequence, the genomic window ttctaaaaacttaacaagatcattaattacaacccaatcagaattatgtagcatacaatcagcagaatcagtaaatgaaccgtaatgttggttaaaagctagtataataggaattctatatttataacaagtttttaaaaattcatatgtagaattccatctagtatcaatttcctcaggcatcaaaatcggtgtaagttcattttcttgatatttaactttaaattctctaattctcgatctacgattatttccttgaataaaaccaacggcaagatgaattttttcaatataaagctcaaaaaactgaagaccatcttttacaattaaattatatatatgacatgcacacttaatatgaaaaatttcaggcaagggcggagataacgtaaattttatttttgttgtagcagtcttgttgttagaaacattatcaaatgcaatacataaaattttattttcgataccataatatccggcaattttaacaatagaatcagcaataaattgtccagtatgtttacgatcgtcatcatataaaaaagtaagaatacgtttttgcatcacgaaattactatccatccaatgataagtaacagttaaataatcatttttatttacagcacgaccaagatcagaagttagggacaatctacattgaatatttttaacaatgttgataaataaaaacaatattgtgaatggagtctaaaaatatcagaccgacaagtagttctaggaataccgttaaacataggattataaattgcttgtatataacgaataaaggcatcagaagaaggaaaactaaaaggcaaacaacccacagctaccattttagctatttcttcccggtccctcaatttattatacttcttcgttacgtgaccggttgctgggtccattctagtttgcgttggcccaccaataTCCTCACCACCtagtgcaatatttaactctcttttgtgatcttcagctatatgtctcattaatgtacccgtacccccttatttacctccacttctatgcttatatatttgttgacaaatattgcattgcacctcaatatctgatatacgttcaaaaaattgccatgcaacactagttcttttacgaggtcttggggcactgggaggacggggaggaagattaaccgattcagatctaacgttagcatctcctactgcgggtgtctcagcaatattttcattatcttcgtctaaattaaccgcatctacttcattttcttcttctataccgtaattttcctgagcttctacataatccatatcgtgagcgcctacacctatttcttcctcaaaagctgtaccaagcggtaccagaggcgaagacacacgggtatatctactacttgaactacctctaccgctagtaattcgctttttactaccactaccgcttccggaacaaaaaattttaacacctttagtagcgaggtttcttaatttatccataatataaattaaattaaactaaacatATTCAAagtacacaaatataataaaattaaatattaaacaattaatacaataaataaaaattaaaggtaagagatagaacgacaataccaaattttgaaagtatccgaaggttgcgactttagaaacttccgcttgtactttgtaaacgaaaaattaaaaaattaaagtgaacactttaagaaattaaatatattgaatatttgagaattgagatttgagagagaatgagatttgagagaatgaaaaattgtgtgaaaaatgatttgaagttgtagggtatttatagaattttcttgggattaaaaaatattttttaaagttaattttttttttttaataaatgggcccaaactagccgtttggacccaaaaacagctatatagccgttgggccaacggctagtttggcccaaaatctttttttttttaaaaaaaaaggtattcgGGTCGGGCCGAACTGATTAACCGAcgggcctggaccgggcttggtccgggccgACTTAACCggacccattttaaaaaaataaccgggCCAGAACCCGAAACTCTAAAGCCCTAAggcttaccgggccgggtcaaaccgaGCCGGGTTAATTATAAGCgggccggcccacttgacacccttaacTGAAACCGGGGGTGAGTTAATCTTTactaacttttaaatattttattttagaaaaaagattACTTACTTTGATGGTTCCAACTTTCAATCAAGTATCTCATAAAAAGCTCTTTAATTTGTTGATGATAGTAGTAGTGTTTCATTATAATCCATACATTACAAATGGACTTAGAAATATTACCTCCACAAGTTGTACCAAAGCTTATTATCATGTTTTATTTCAATATGTATATCTTATCCTGacaaatatattaagaaaaaatagtttGTTTGCAAAGTTAAATTTAGTGCAATTTAAAAAATGTATAGTTGTAtacaatttcaaaatttattgtttTAGCGTACAATTTTGTTATAGCTTCTTTATTTGTTTAGTTAGCTAAATAACATCAGCATTCatcatgttttaaatcatgaccttttatcttttttccttttatgacGGAAGGTATATACGTATCATTTGTCATAGTTTGAGACAAAGTATGATGCACAAGGTGCACGTGTGATCGATGCACAAAATGCACATATGGCGCATGAGATGTACATGTGAAACACCGAATCCACCCGAGGTACACGAGATGCACGGGTAATGCACAGGATGCATACGAGATGCATGTGTCAAGCATGCAACATTGTAATTTTATaacgtatgtatatatatatatatatatatatatatatatatatatatataatgccaCAACGGTGCCTGCTGAATTCCAGGTTACAATTTACtaagaaaaaacataagaaaGTATTAGTCAAACATGTTTTCAAAGAAGCtgcaaatatatataaaaaaaaataatttgcattTATCGAATTCTTTATCAGCATCATTGTTCTAAGTCGTCCGCTGACGTACTTACATGATTCGGAGATCATGTTATTACGAAATCTTTATCGAAATCTCCTGTCGAAACTTTTGACCCCGATATACTataacataaataaatcaaaacaatgcTTAACACGATAAACTTAGacattttttaatttctcttgaaaatttaaaatttaaaaaatataatgatgatataacAGACTAGTTCGATATCCTGTTTTTCGTGAAGTCGTGCATGCAGATGTGTTTACGtgacttttctattttttcctaccTCAAAAGAGAAAAGTGAATAGGAAAGCATACTTGTAGAATATAAAAAACATCAGTACTGTggaaattaagaaatttaaattaaggcaagaaaaattatCCTGATGTTGTTATCTCAATAGATGCTATAGGAGTTGTAATAATTTTAAGAGGACATACACTTGATCTCTCAGTTGTTGTTGTAACGATACGGTTGTGCATTCTTTTCAATCGTCATATGAAGTTTATACAGTTCACGACGTCTaacatttatatatttttattatattgataCTCCCAACTATGAATTAGTACGTACCAACGTTCTGCATTAATAGTAAACGTAACAAAATTCAAGTTAAGTTTTGAGAAAATCAACAATAGTGCAAATATGACCAGACAATAGGAATAAGTGATTCCGTATCAAAAGATCACTCAAACTCAAAGCCAAAAAATTTCTTGCAAACAACATTAATCACGTACGACAATATTAGTCACACATTAATCACGTACGGTAACATTAATCACACATTAAACAACATTAATCAAGGCAACATTAATTCcacattaaaatatataaagttCCATCGCCTTCTCTTCCACCACCATCACTTTCAATTCCTCCATTACCTTCCACTCCCCCTACGTACCTCACCTAATTCTCATCCTCTAATTCCCAGCTTATCCTTTTCtccccaaaaaggaaaaaaaaatgctAAGTTGTTGATCACAATGACGCCGAAGCCGTGGCTAAAAGTCAGAGGGTACGAGTCTTGTGTTGTCGAAATGGACTCTCTATTGATTGTAAATATGATGCAAAATAGGACCTCCCACAATATGAATTTAAGACCCATTGTGGAATACACCACAAGATTGATTGTTTCAAATGAGATAACATTCTCCCATTGCTACAGAGAAGCAAACATGGTCTCAGATTTCCTTGCAAAGTTGGCAGCAAGCAGTGGAGAATCTATGCTATACACCTACTTTGGCCAACTACCGGCAGGAGCTAAAGGCGCATATTTCTTGGATAAATCACAGCTTCCAAATCTTAGGATTAGCATTAGATATGATAAGGCCAATTTCTTTGTTAGCTAAGTGTAGTGTAGTGTTTTGTAGATAGTGTGAATGTACAACAGGTTCACTGTTTTGTTACATTCTTTTTGCCCAGATTGTTTTGCGATCTTTGATGTATATTGAGGGTAAGGCCTAGTCCCCCCTCTTTCATAATTAATATACATCACCAGGTTTCCATAActggaaattaaattaaaaaaaataaatatagagtgTACCAACTAGATTTTGCACGTGTTATAAGAATACTATTGTGATAAATATGGAACTGCTCCATTCAACcatttaatttacaaaatatatagatAGTGAATGAATGTGTGTGCGCGCACttgcgtgtatatatatataagtttagtCTACGTGCTTTACATGTATTTAATGTTTAAGAAAAAAGATTACATATATTTGTTTGCAAATGTTTAAAACttttagttacaaaattacaTGACATCGTTAGTGAAAAACATAATTCAATGTTTAAGATAGTATCAAAAATGTAGAATGTTTCAGTTAAAGTTACACTAAATGCGACATTATATTCAATTAAATCACTTATATGTACATTAAAGTAGATGCACATGTTAATATCGTTAATTTGGAAATAATAAAAGCAATAATATACTCAATgtaatttcaaaaatgaaatttgaaaagagGGCTAACTCATTGTTGGCCTTTGTAGCATAATCAAAGATTTTTCGTAATTTTCTTTATAGTGAGAAGCTCCTCCTCATAACCATTATATTTTCCTTGATTTCTCCTGTAATTAACTATATTACTACTATTACACATCAAATATACGCCATATGGAGATCGGTTCttttttttataatacaacacaattcaaaattttgttggataattaaataaaaaatatataaacatcatATCAACAACAGAATAATCAGTGCTcattatgcaaaaaaaaataaaatgtacaaGATAACTTAAATTAAACTCTCGATTTCAGATACTACATGTTTCAATATGTTTCAAATTGACTTTTATATTGTCTTATGTGCATTACATGAGTTACTTCATTCTCAAATATACGTAAACAAAAATTGCTTGTCTCTTCTCCGCATATTATTTCGTTCCTTAATTCtcctaatattaaatataaatatctatatttttttcatagatttattttgtcaattttttttcatatatttttaaaactcatatttaaagaaattattatatatcCAAAGTCTATATAAGCTTAAAttgtaaaatttttaataattgaaaaaatcGTCTCATCGTACTTTATTTAAgataaatcatattttttttaggtaaactATAATTAACTTTAGTATTTTGAACATTAGCACCTAATTCATCTAAGTAAAAATTTGACacataaaattttagttaaatttgaaGTTCTAAATATTAGAGAAACAATTGAAAGACTACTTTTTCAATGCAAAATCTATTTTAAaggatcaaaagaaaaaaaaaatgaaaaaatttactTGATATCAAAAAGTCATCattcagattttatttcctcggTCGTAAGTGTAGAAATGAAATTAAGTATCATACACTAACATGGGCTGTAGTGCGGTGGTGGGACTGCTCCACTCTTAACTAGAAGTTTCGGGTTCGAGCTCTGAGTATGGAGAAAATTCTATTGGCTTGCAACGTGCGATCCGAATTAATTGGGGCTCCCATACAGGCatgaagaaaacaaaaacaaaaaaatgtatCATACAAGTTTAAGGAGCTGTGTATGAATTTGGCTTCATTAAGTGGTTGTGGTTGAAATTGTTTGGAAATAAAATTGGAAGTGACTTGAACTAATTTGGAGTCAAAATTCCAAGCTACACTGTATATCTCTACCATATATCACACATATATGGAAAATATACACTGATATAAGTCAAAATTCAAAGCTAACTGTATATATCTCTACTATATATCACACACATATGGAAAATATACACTGATATGCATCTCTTCTTCCGTACAAAGTCCACCAAGAAACACTATTATCTCAAAGACTTTTTGAGTCTACAAAAGATCTTATCTTTATGATTCTCCATTCATCCTCTTCCACATGCTTCATTTTTTTATAGTAAAGAGGTAATTCTCCTTTATCTCTTTCTTATCTTTACTGTTCTTGCACTTGGCATTCAtttgattcttcttcttcttgctaTGTTGTCAAAGATTGCTTCTTTATGGTCTCTTTAGTGTTCTTGTACTTGGGATTCATTTTATTCTTCCTTCTTGTTATGTTGTCAAAGATTGCCTCTTTATGATCTCTTTAGTGTTCTTGCAATTGAGATtcatttgatttttcttctcgTTGACAAGAGGGAGTTGCTCACTTCTAATTCTAAGGTTGTGAGTTTGAGTCACCAAGGGAACAATAAGCGTAGGAGCTCCTACGGAGAGGTTATCAGAGATTGCTTTTTTATGCTTTCTTTAGTGTTCTTGCACTTGGGATTCACTtgattcttcttcttgttgacgaGAGGGAGTTGTTCGGATAGTAAACACCTGTCACTTTGGGATAATTTGATTTTGTCTTCTTATTTATGTTTACATAGTGtaagaagacaaaaaaaaaatcccttatttttagtGTCCCTTGAAAACAAGATTTGAATAATAGGTAGGATGAATGGCCTTTGCTGCTGTGACAGTTTGCTTACAGACCGTTGATCAGACTTTCAGTTCCAACCCCTTTTCTGGATCTTGATAAAGATGAAAACTGtcaatttctttttgaaaaacttGGTAATTTCCAGAGATTTCTTGAGGATTCGACAAATAAGTGCGATGATTTTGAAAAGATATAAGATTTGGGGAGACAGATTCGAGATGTGTCTTATAGAGCACAAGATTATGCTGAGGAAATGGCTTTCTTTAGTTGGAAAGACCTGGACCTATTGGAGTGTCACGATAGGGTGTATAGCACCAAGGGATGCTTGTTCCAAATCGTCGACAAAATTAAGTTGGTTGAATTGGAAGTGATGAAGATCTATGAGCAAATGTCTTGTCATGCAAATGTTAATGAATCTGAGAGTTATTTGCTTGAAAGTTCAGCGGAGAAAAGTTCAGTAGTACAAGACATTGTGGTTGGCTTAGACGATGATGTGTTGGAAATAAAAACACGTTTTTGCTCTTTCTCGTTAAAGTTAGAGATTGTCTCTCTTGTTGGTATGGGTGGCATTGGCAAAAGTACCCTTGCTAGAATGGTTTATGATGATCCCTTCATTAAATATCACTTCAGTATTCGTGCTTGGGTCACCGTGAAAGACCGTCAAGAGAAAGGATTGTTTCTTGATCTACTGGATGGTATTCTTGAGTTTACCGATAAGATTCATGAGAAACATAGTGAGCAATTGGCAGAAATGTTGTATAGAAAGTTAAAGCATAGTCGGTATCTCATCGTCTCGTATGATGTGTGGTCCACAGAGGTTTGGGATAAAATAAGAAGGTGTTTCCCTGACGACAAGAATGGAAGCCGGATCTTGCTAACTACCCCGACTTACGAAAGTGGCATTACATGCTAAATCTGATAGCGCTCCGTGCTGCTTAAAGTTCTTGGATTTGGAGGAAAGTTGGGAGCTTCTATGTCGTAAGGTGGGTGGAAGAAAATTTGACCGTCCAGATTTAGAGGATATCGGAAAGAAGATTGCAGAGCAATGCCAAGGTCTACCTCTAACAATTCTTGTGGTGGCTGGCCAGCTATCTAAGTTACAAAGGACTAGGATGTGTTGGCAGATTTTCGCAAAAACTGTCGGTTCAATTGTTACCGATGAGCACGAGAAATGCTTAGATATACTTGCTTTGAGTTACAGAAACTTGCCACATCACTAGAAAGCTTGTTTCATTTATATGTATGCATTTCCAGCAGAGACTGCGATCCGTGTCCAGCTATTGGTAAAAACTATGGATCGCTGAGGGGTTCCTAACTACAGGAAAACAAAAGACCTTTGAAAACTATGCAGAAGAATGTTTGGAAGATCTTGTGAATCGAAATCTCGCTATTGTCAAACAGCGGAGATCCAATGGTCGAGTCAAAAGTTGTGTTGTCCATGATCTTCTGAGAGACATTGGTTTGAGAGAAGCTCAAAGggagaatttttttcatttccctGAACTCTCTGACACAGCTGATACTCTGCACTGTGTCCGCCGTCTCGGTAACTATAGGGCTGCCTCTATTGAAGTTCCCTGGAAGCCACTGCTTCCCCTCTCCCGAACTTTACTCCTTTCCGGTTATCCAAGATCTCTGCCACGCTCTCAGTTGCATGGTCCTTTACTAAATAAATTGTTGAGAGTATTGGACATACTACATATTGCCTTTGATTTTTTCCCTCCTCAAGTTTTGCAGCTGGTTCATTTAAGGTATGTTGCGCTAGCAGTTCATGAACCCGAATGCCCTGAATCGATTTCAAGGCTGTGGAACTTACAGACCTTCATTTTGGCTACACGTGAAAGCTTGAATCTGCCAAAAACCGTATGGGAAATGGAAAACTTAAGGCATGTGTGTTTGGGTAAAGGGTGTTTCTTACCAAATCCCACGTCTGGCTTCAATGGTTGTAAGGTTTTAACAAATCTACAAACAATAACCTATATGGACCCAACGAGTTGTACAAGAGAAGTCACCGAGAATATTCCCCATCTCAAAAAATTGGCAATACGAGGACGAGGTGAATGGGATAGCAGTCAGCCGTCATCCTATGATCTCTATAGTCTTTTCTACTTGAAGCAGCTCGAAAAGTTGAAGCGTCGCTACCACAACTTGTTGAGCATGGATTTTTGCCCGTCAAACCTCAAGAAGTTGGTTCTGAATAGGTGTTCTCTTTCATGTGGATTTACGAGCTCTCTTTGTATGTTACCTAATCTTGAGATTCTTAAACTAGTGTGTAGAATTTGAGCAACACAGTTGGAATCTGACCAAAGAAGTGTTCAGTAACTTGAAGTACCTAAAAATAGACTCGTTTAACATCAGGGTATGGAACGCTGGCGAGGTAAACTTTCCAAAACTTGAACATCTAGTCCTAAAACGCTGTTACTCCCTAGAGAGTATCCCTCATGAAATAGGTAACATTTATACATTACAAAGCATTGAGGTGCACTCGTGTTCTGTGGTTGTTGAAATATCTGTTCGAAGGTTACAGGAGGAACAGAAGAATATGGGAAATGACGGCCTCAATGTTTCTATCTCACAGAGTACCTAATCTCAGATGACTTTCTTTGTCTCAATTGGTATTGGAGTACACTGGATTTTGAACAATATCCCTTTAGCAAAAGTCAAGAGAGATTGCCTGGTTTTAGTCAGTGGCCGGCGGACACAGGAACCCAATCGTGGAGTGAACTAGAACATGAAACCATAAGCTCCCTAGTAGTGGGAGGTGTCAAGTATCTTGACCGCGATGACTCATATGCAGTGGTTTGGTTAAGGGAACCCACCGAAGCTGTAGCAAAAGCGAGTCCTTGTAGGCAATTGTCACTGCTTATGGACCCGAACCTGGGTGATTCTATCCGTGACCAGGATGAAGGTTGGGAAATGAATTGAAGTCTGAGTCGACTGATGTTGATTTACACAAGCGGTTTCAATCAGTAAATGACGACAGCCAATAATGTAAGTAGCATTGCACAACAAGCATTTGTCTGCAGCAATATTATGAGTTCTCTTTTCTTTATAATGTAACCTCAAAAACTCTTAACATTTATGATATGTCCAGCCAATATAGGTGTCAATAAGGTATCCCTGCATTTGAACATTTTCCATTTTTCCATCGATAAATGGATCATAAAACTGTCAACTACAATATACAAATTTACAGTTTTTAGGTTGTgctaatgaaaataaattttttttaagtaatatttacGCCATTCAATAATCTTTACTTGTCGTAACAGGTAGCATATCATATTTCCAAGATTCCAGATCTTATATTCGAAGAAGATCTGCAAGTTCCATTCAGGTTCATAAACTGCTAGTGCAAGATATATACCTCAAATGAACTAGCTGCAAAACTTGAGTGGGGAAACAATCGAACGCAGAATGTAGTATGTGCAATACTCTCCAACAATTTATGTAGTAAAGGATCATGCAACTGCGAACTAAAATCTCGCAGAGCTTCTGATGAGCAATGTGAAAGGTGAAGTAATGGTATCCAGGGAACTTCAATAGATGCAGCGTCAACGTAACTGAGATGAACAGCCACAGTGCAAAGTATCTGCTGTGGCAAAGAGTTCagggaaacaaaagaaaatcgcCCAGGCTCACTCAAGCCTAGTGTCTTGCAGAACATCGTGGACATCACAACTTTTGACTCGACCACTGGAGCTCCTCTCTTTAACATCGTAGAACAACCTTGAGAAGATAGAAAGGTTGTTCTTGATAGAACCTTCGTTGAACCGACATGAAAACGAAgcaaaagaaacaagaagaagatcaTATGTATAAGTATAACCCTTTTTTTGGGTCTAGGGATCATATATAACCctcataaaatcataatttttttattttttttggtgagaAAATGCTCTATTTCAAACTTGAACTATATGCTAAAAAGCTGAAACATACCTGAACTTTACGAGGGTCGTATTACCCCgaattaattaaaatcatatttttgacagCCTCAATatctacgtggcacaacacactaaaGGGGTCATAGAGTGACCTTTTCTTTCCCTCTTTCAAGTATGCAtctattttgataaaattttggtttttgactttttttttttttttttttatgttagtttaaaattaagtatttataACTTACTAATTTAATCTCACATGCCTCGCAGgtgtaatatttaattatttaataattaaaaaaaattctatcatggaaattttaaatatagtgtaaaagttcaaatcacttttcaaaaatctttcacacttttatataataatataaatataaatatatacacatatatgttttaccacCAGAAATTTCAactggttgatggatcatcaatTTTGCCtttgtcatataatatctcttttCCTTATTGCCACATGATAAGAGAGAAAACACActaatttgaaccatatttgtgttatcattattttttttaatatttaaaatctttccttatttttaaagtcaaatctttacaaaaccattgattacattcttattacatacTTAGAACTTTTAGAAATCTGGAACTTCTTAaacttttcttattctaatagtttatatatttatttttagatttttcaaatattcttaaaatcaattttggttgatttaaaattcttaaactaatgaaaaaaatagcagttgtcattaattattttgatgacttcaataagaaaatttttatcataaatatatttaattaatttacaaccCTTAAATTAGGAAAGAATATCTAATTCTAATGCGGgaatgttttaccataaatata contains:
- the LOC107860696 gene encoding putative late blight resistance protein homolog R1B-16, with protein sequence MAFFSWKDLDLLECHDRVYSTKGCLFQIVDKIKLVELEVMKIYEQMSCHANVNESESYLLESSAEKSSVVQDIVVGLDDDVLEIKTRFCSFSLKLEIVSLVGMGGIGKSTLARMVYDDPFIKYHFSIRAWVTVKDRQEKGLFLDLLDGILEFTDKIHEKHSEQLAEMLYRKLKHSRYLIVSYDVWSTEFLDLEESWELLCRKVGGRKFDRPDLEDIGKKIAEQCQGLPLTILVVAGQLSKLQRTRMCWQIFAKTVGSIVTDEHEKCLDILALRKQKTFENYAEECLEDLVNRNLAIVKQRRSNGRVKSCVVHDLLRDIGLREAQRENFFHFPELSDTADTLHCVRRLGNYRAASIEVPWKPLLPLSRTLLLSGYPRSLPRSQLHGPLLNKLLRVLDILHIAFDFFPPQVLQLVHLRYVALAVHEPECPESISRLWNLQTFILATRESLNLPKTVWEMENLRHVCLGKGCFLPNPTSGFNGCKVLTNLQTITYMDPTSCTREVTENIPHLKKLAIRGRGEWDSSQPSSYDLYSLFYLKQLEKLKRRYHNLLSMDFCPSNLKKLVLNSKSQERLPGFSQWPADTGTQSWSELEHETISSLVVGGVKYLDRDDSYAVVWLREPTEAVAKASPCRQLSLLMDPNLGDSIRDQDEGWEMN